CTCCGCGGCGAAGCGGCCGCCCCAGAGCTTGGGCTTGGGCTTGGGCGTAGCGTCGGGGTGGGTGGCGGATGCGATCATCGGTGCCTCGACAGAAGTGCGTTAGTGCGTTAGTGCGTCAGTGCGTTGGGCCGCGTGAGTCGTAAGCGCACTCACGCACTCACGCACTATCCGTTCAGTCCGCCGCCAGATCCCCCGCCAGCCGCGTGATGCCGAGCGGCGGCGCGGGCGTCTGCTGCTCCTTCAGCGCGGCGACGCGCATGGGGAGGCCGTAGAGGCGGATGAAGCCCGCCGCGTCCGCCTGGTTGTAGACGTCGTCCTCGCCAAAGGTCACGAAGCGCTCGTCGTACAGCGAGTAGGGCGAGGTGCGGCCCGCGATGGTGTGCGTGCCCCGGTACAGCTTCAGGCGCACGTCGCCCGTCACGCGCTGCTGCGTCACGTCCACCAGCGCGTCCATGGCCGCGCGCTCCGTGGTCCACCAGCGGCCCTCGTACACCAGGTCCGCGTAGCGCGGGGCGAGCGCGTCCTTGAGCGCCAGCGTGCGGCGGTCCAGCACCATCTGCTCCAGCTCCGAGTGCGCGGCGTAGAGGAGGGTGCCGCCGGGGGTCTCGTAGACACCGCGGCTCTTCATCCCCACCAGCCGGTCCTCCACCAGGTCGATGCGCCCCACGCCGTGCAGCCCGCCGATCTCGTTGAGCCGCTCCAGCAGCGCCACCGGCGACAGCGCCTCGCCGTCGACGGCCACGGGGTCGCCGGCCTCGAAGGTGATCGTGACGTACTCCGCCTTCGCGGGCGCGTCCTCGGGCGAGCGCGTGAGGAGGAAGAGGTCCTCGGTCGGCTCGTAGTTGGGGTCCTCCAGCGGGCCGCCCTCGTGGCTCACGTGCCAGATGTTGCGGTCGCGGGAGTAGATCTTCTCGCGCGTGGCCGTCACGGCGACGTTGTGCAGCGCCGCGTAGTCCAGCGCGTCCTCACGCGAGCGGATGTTCCACTCGCGCCAGGGGGCGATCACCTTCATCTCCGGCGCGAGCGCGGCATAGGTGAGCTCGAAGCGCACCTGATCGTTCCCCTTCCCCGTGCAGCCGTGCGAGAGGA
This genomic stretch from Longimicrobium sp. harbors:
- a CDS encoding argininosuccinate synthase, giving the protein MPKQTIVLAYSGGLDTSIIVPWLRENYDAEVICVAGDVGQGDELEGVHAKAIASGAKECFIEDLREEFLTGFVWPTLRAGAIYNRKYLLGTSMARPIIAQRQVAVAQKIGANVLSHGCTGKGNDQVRFELTYAALAPEMKVIAPWREWNIRSREDALDYAALHNVAVTATREKIYSRDRNIWHVSHEGGPLEDPNYEPTEDLFLLTRSPEDAPAKAEYVTITFEAGDPVAVDGEALSPVALLERLNEIGGLHGVGRIDLVEDRLVGMKSRGVYETPGGTLLYAAHSELEQMVLDRRTLALKDALAPRYADLVYEGRWWTTERAAMDALVDVTQQRVTGDVRLKLYRGTHTIAGRTSPYSLYDERFVTFGEDDVYNQADAAGFIRLYGLPMRVAALKEQQTPAPPLGITRLAGDLAAD